Proteins encoded by one window of Anopheles maculipalpis chromosome 2RL, idAnoMacuDA_375_x, whole genome shotgun sequence:
- the LOC126568574 gene encoding small nuclear ribonucleoprotein Sm D3 → MSIGVPIKVLHEAEGHVVTCETITGEVYRGKLIEAEDNMNCQMTQITVTYRDGRVGNLENVYIRGSKIRFLILPDMLKNAPMFKKQGAKTGTAGRGKSAILRAQAARGRGRGAGGGGGGGRGGNKGGWQGQGQQSSGRGRGGL, encoded by the coding sequence ATGTCTATTGGAGTACCGATTAAAGTGCTGCACGAAGCGGAAGGCCATGTGGTAACTTGCGAGACCATCACGGGCGAGGTGTACCGCGGTAAGCTGATCGAAGCCGAGGACAACATGAACTGCCAAATGACGCAGATCACCGTCACCTACCGGGATGGACGCGTCGGAAATTTGGAGAATGTGTACATTCGTGGCTCGAAAATCCGGTTCCTCATCCTGCCGGACATGCTGAAAAATGCGCCCATGTTCAAGAAACAGGGCGCCAAAACGGGAACGGCCGGGCGAGGCAAATCGGCCATACTGCGAGCACAAGCCGCTCGGGGCAGAGGTCGTGGTGCCGGCGGCGGTGgaggaggtggaagaggtggcAACAAAGGAGGATGGCAAGGACAAGGACAGCAATCTTCCGGCCGTGGACGCGGAGGATTGTAG
- the LOC126568058 gene encoding major facilitator superfamily domain-containing protein 8-like has protein sequence MERLKNCLLKKPTKNDLDDGLETETEYTERWTSVRIIYYTMFLMSLGFSIILTGVWPYLDKLDPHAGKEFLGWIVGANPVGQMIFSPLVGWWGNRLGSIRLPLLCSLALFSIASGIYACLELFPTHQKYWMLYSRFLIGVSSSSVAVCRSYLSAATKVKERTGAVSMVSLAQTLGFIVGPVLQGAVTMFGEDGLPLMKNKLHLNMYTATGWINVLMGILNFCLFLPFVFKEKRIAAREAMMQQGMQSEKETWKSMKPDYLSAWTLICAFFILVFNFVFLETLATPLTMDMFAWTKGEALYYMAWIMAVGAILASAVFLMIDPLCKRIPERQVLIWGGFFLMVLGRAVYIPMSDTPPKMALPENETLAAMRMEDTSPYVYGSNFTDVRSNLTRVDFDYGGPITTLEPIAIGDAKDLLGCPPTQEWCKTTRGMTITQFLVGYAFTAIGYPIGVTLITTIFSKVLGPRPQGTWMGIMTGSGCLSRALGPVFLSTIYTKYGLYWTFGSTAVMMAATMLWLWQMRQRLVPIPYDVNCRGEELIAVVAKQDQAAEPKKTADEVTDQLNGNSKAGHVVGDS, from the exons ATGGAGCGATTAAAGAACTGTTTGCTCAAAAAACCTACCAAGAATGATCTGGACGATGGACTCGAAACGGAGACTGAGTACACCGAACGCTGGACGTCGGTGCGCATTATTTACTACACAATGTTTCTAATGTCGTTAGGATTTAGTATTATTCTAACAGGTGTGTGGCCATATTTGGACAAG CTAGATCCTCACGCCGGAAAGGAGTTCTTGGGATGGATAGTAGGTGCGAATCCGGTCGGGCAAATGATCTTTAGCCCTCTCGTGGGTTGGTGGGGCAATCGGTTAGGATCGATCCGTTTGCCTCTGCTCTGCTCGCTGGCACTTTTCTCCATTGCCAGCGGAATCTACGCCTGTCTCGAActgtttccaactcatcaAAAGTATTGGATGCTTTACTCCAGATTCCTTATCGGTGTCAGCTCGTCGAGCGTGGCCGTGTGCCGTTCATATCTGTCGGCGGCCACCAAGGTGAAAGAGCGCACTGGTGCCGTATCGATGGTATCGCTCGCACAAACGCTCGGATTCATCGTTGGCCCTGTGCTGCAAGGAGCCGTTACCATGTTCGGTGAAGATGGATTGCCACTGATGAAGAACAAATTGCACCTCAATATGTACACAGCGACCGGATGGATTAACGTGCTTATGGGCATCTTGAACTTTTGCCTGTTCTTACCCTTCGTGTTCAAAGAAAAGCGAATCGCTGCCCGCGAAGCCATGATGCAGCAAGGAATGCAGTCAGAGAAAGAAACTTGGAAATCGATGAAGCCCGATTATTTATCTGCCTGGACGTTAATATGTGCATTTTTCATACTGGTATTCAACTTTGTATTTCTCGAAAC ACTGGCTACGCCGTTGACGATGGATATGTTCGCATGGACGAAGGGTGAAGCACTGTACTACATGGCGTGGATTATGGCCGTGGGAGCCATATTGGCTAGTGCCGTGTTTCTCATGATTGATCCATTATGCAAGAGGATACCGGAGCGGCAAGTGCTCATATGGGGTGGATTTTTCCTCATGGTACTGGGACGCGCCGTTTACATCCCGATGAGcgacacaccaccaaagatgGCCCTTCCAGAAAATGAAACGCTAGCGGCAATGCGAATGGAGGATACGTCGCCGTACGTATATGGGTCCAACTTTACAGACGTGCGGTCGAATTTGACCAGAGTGGACTTTGACTATGGCGGACCTATTACCACACTCGAACCAATCGCTATTGGTGACGCTAAGGATTTGCTTGGATGTCCCCCAACGCAGGAATGGTGTAAAACTACGCGGGGCATGACTATTACTCAATTCCTTGTAGGATACGCTTTCACGGCGATCGGATATCCGATTGGAGTTACGCTTATTACAACTATATTTTCCAAAGTTCTTGGACCACGTCCTCAAGGCACATGGATGGGCATAATGACTGGCTCAGGCTGTTTATCGAGAGCATTAGGTCCAGTGTTTTTATCCACCATCTACACTAAATATGGACTCTACTGGACTTTTGGCAGCACGGCTGTAATGATGGCCGCTACAATGCTGTGGTTGTGGCAGATGAG ACAAAGATTAGTTCCTATCCCGTACGATGTTAATTGTAGGGGGGAAGAATTGATTGCGGTGGTGGCAAAGCAGGACCAAGCAGCAGAACCAAAAAAGACAGCCGATGAAGTAACAGATCAGTTGAACGGCAATTCTAAAGCCGGCCACGTTGTCGGAGACAGCTGA
- the LOC126568170 gene encoding major facilitator superfamily domain-containing protein 8-like, with protein MASIGQWLRVEQSEKDRLTELESDIEYRQRWITIRLVYVSGFLMFLSFGVVTTGLWPYLQDMDPTVGKAFLSVVFAAPPTGQLIFSPLIGWCSNRLSSIRVPFVLLTALFVFGNALYSVVELFPVPYRKYVILLSRFVFGVSTSINTLSRAYISTATKLSERTGAISMSSLAQTFGLAVGPIIQAALSTLGKDGFMWYGLRINMYTMAGWICAIGGVVYIVLLNPSCFVHRTIAAQEAMKTTGYSKATDTYEPLKMFSIWTVMIGYSVLMFFYVSVQTALSPISLDQFGWSHEESLYYLGILLTGGTLCSCAVFLLLPQLCKRFQEHNVFLFFAILPLFISQVVMIPVGSKTIPMFDSSSNNRSTAGGCPIEQEWCNFIPPINQYQLTVSYTMLCISFSVGIAISQTILSKLLGTRPQGNWMALYTSIGGLTRILGPASVVVYVRFGTYWLFGLGASISGLILVWMWCYKSHLRTTKKSNQTSEMQQMTALE; from the exons ATGGCATCGATCGGGCAGTGGTTGCGCGTAGAGCAAAGCGAAAAAGACCGTTTAACCGAGCTGGAAAGTGATATTGAATATCGACAACGATGGATCACGATAAGATTAGTGTATGTGAGCGGGTTTCTGATGTTTTTATCGTTCGGTGTGGTGACGACGGGACTCTGGCCTTACCTACAGGAT ATGGATCCGACGGTGGGGAAGGCTTTCTTGAGTGTCGTGTTTGCCGCTCCTCCGACTGGCCAGCTAATTTTTAGTCCACTGATCGGCTGGTGCTCCAACCGATTATCATCGATTCGAGTGCCATTTGTCCTACTAACGGCTCTGTTTGTGTTCGGTAATGCACTGTACAGCGTGGTAGAGCTTTTCCCCGTACCCTATCGAAAGTACGTTATACTTCTCTCGAGATTTGTCTTTGGCGTATCAACGTCAATTAATACGCTTAGTCGAGCGTACATTTCGACGGCCACTAAGCTGTCCGAACGCACGGGAGCCATCTCGATGAGCTCGCTGGCTCAGACGTTTGGGCTTGCAGTCGGTCCCATCATCCAGGCAGCACTATCAACACTCGGAAAGGATGGATTTATGTGGTACGGTTTGCGGATTAACATGTACACCATGGCCGGCTGGATTTGCGCAATCGGTGGAGTAGTTTACATCGTACTGCTAAATCCATCCTGCTTCGTTCATCGTACTATTGCCGCACAAGAAGCGATGAAAACGACCGGCTACAGCAAGGCAACGGATACGTACGAGCCTTTAAAGATGTTCTCCATCTGGACAGTTATGATCGGTTACAGTGTGTTGATGTTTTTCTACGTATCTGTTCAAAC gGCCCTTTCACCGATATCGCTAGATCAGTTTGGGTGGAGTCACGAGGAATCTCTTTACTACCTAGGCATCTTACTCACAGGCGGCACATTATGCTCTTGTGcagtgtttttgctgttgcccCAACTATGCAAACGATTTCAAGAACACAATGTGTTTCTATTCTTTGCCATACTGCCGCTTTTTATCAGTCAAGTGGTAATGATACCGGTTGGAAGCAAAACCATTCCTATGTTTGATTCGTCCAGCAACAACAGAAGCACCGCAGGTGGTTGCCCCATCGAACAGGAGTGGTGCAATTTTATTCCTCCGATCAATCAATATCAATTAACCGTTTCATACACAATGCTGTGTATTTCGTTTTCGGTAGGAATAGCTATTAGTCAAACAATTCTTTCCAAACTGCTCGGCACGCGTCCCCAGGGTAACTGGATGGCGCTGTACACAAGCATCGGTGGTCTAACACGCATTCTAGGACCGGCATCGGTCGTGGTGTACGTTCGTTTTGGAACGTACTGGTTGTTTGGACTGGGCGCTTCCATTTCGGGCCTGATACTCGTGTGGATGTGGTGTTACAAAAGTCATTTaagaacaacgaaaaaatcaaaccaaacatcagaaatgcaacaaatgaCAGCTCTGGAATGA
- the LOC126567701 gene encoding uncharacterized protein LOC126567701 encodes MTQLALDDVLIEIGTFGRFQLRQFLLMILPLVFNAFSNLSYVFTAADLKYRCYIPECENQNDTVYLTEWLHAAVPFVRNQPAGCERYEPFVNITGDYLQCQASDFNESAITRCFDFVYEDKAATTIVNEFNLTCDENTWKITFVGTLHSIAQGLALLLGGLFSDRYGRKRALLLCIGLGSTLGIIRSFSVNYEMFLVFEFLEPLLGSTMYTTAFILGQELVGPKHRVFAKSLCLVVFALGEAAMGVIAMFIHNWRYYLLALFVPGLVSLSFLWITAESVRWLLSKGRNKEAIDILLKAATTNRKTLSENTLKYFATNDYQCESPQVPVNPTFFAQLAEVFKFKRLTIRLAICSFCWFTNVMVYYGLTLNSVTLAGDKNVNFILITLVEIPSAVSMNFILNRFPRRMAQFVSLALCGVLCLVTLAIPEDESWIHTAMFLFSKMAISFSFGVLYIYTAEIFPTNLRQSLLSMCSMIGRLGSIVAPQMPLLTKVWKPLPMTLFGSIALLSAFTILEFPETGNVRLPNTASEAENLKQNSFDSDRSENVMPQSEDDVDLDEVLQEIGQFGLFQMKQYGLMVLPIIFNALFTLSYIFTAGNLEYRCLVPECELPTTAVYNPDWLNGSMPFHVDARCQRLQYHTNDTDPFQIEECSSEDFNPSDIVACDRFVFKSDETTIVRDFNVTCAQNDWKLTLVGTVNNVGQFVALPIAGYLSDRFGRKWILLVSVAGSAVFGLLRSFAINYEMFIAMEFLDPVIGSTMYTTAFILALELVGPKMRVTGNNIISCAFSFGEALLGLLAMYFRDWRTLLRILYIPGLLVLPLLYTTAESVRWLLSKNRKDEAFQILKQAATVNGKTLSQVALAKFNSTDIKNNSSSSLESKTYTHLLREALQNPGLVLRVINCSFCWLTNTMVYFGLSLNSVSLSGNKYLNFILVSLIELPGFFLMQLILDRVGRKKTLFTTLVLSGLFCIISAFIEDAPALNLTLFLLSKLTITMSFGTLYIYTVEIFPTNLRQSLLSTCSMFGRIGSMIAPQTPLLAKFWTPLPMVLFGALGITSGIAALKFPETLNNELPNTLEEAMNMQGPDIPATDR; translated from the exons ATGACACAACTAGCGCTAGACGATGTGCTCATCGAGATTGGCACGTTTGGTAGATTCCAGCTTCGGCAGTTTCTGCTCATGATATTGCCACTCGTGTTTAACGCATTCTCCAACTTGTCTTACGTGTTTACTGCAGCCGATCTTAAGTACAG ATGCTACATTCCCGAGTGCGAGAACCAAAACGATACAGTGTACCTCACCGAGTGGCTACATGCAGCAGTTCCGTTCGTGCGCAACCAACCGGCCGGGTGTGAACGGTACGAACCGTTTGTAAACATCACCGGCGACTATTTACAATGCCAAGCGTCCGATTTCAACGAGTCCGCTATCACGCGATGTTTCGACTTTGTGTATGAAGATAAAGCCGCTACCACGATTGTGAATGAA ttcaaCCTGACCTGCGATGAAAACACGTGGAAGATAACTTTTGTCGGAACATTGCACAGCATCGCACAGGGACTAGCACTTTTGCTCGGAGGGTTATTTTCGGATCGATACGGGCGTAAGCGGGCCCTGCTGCTCTGCATTGGGCTGGGCTCGACCCTAGGGATCATTCGATCGTTCTCAGTGAACTATGAGATGTTTTTAGTGTTCGAATTCTTGGAACCGTTGCTCGGTTCCACGATGTACACGACGGCGTTCATCCTAGGTCAGGAGCTCGTTGGTCCCAAGCATCGCGTCTTTGCCAAAAGCTTGTGCCTGGTAGTGTTCGCACTGGGAGAAGCCGCCATGGGTGTTATTGCAATGTTCATACACAACTGGCGCTACTATCTGTTGGCCTTGTTTGTGCCGGGACTAGTGTCGCTTTCGTTCCTATGGATAACGGCCGAAAGTGTTCGCTGGTTGCTGTCGAAGGGTCGCAACAAGGAAGCGATCGACATACTGCTGAAAGCAGCTACAACAAATCGGAAAACACTGTCGGAGAATACGCTCAAGTACTTTGCCACCAATGACTATCAATGCGAATCACCGCAGGTGCCAGTGAATCCAACCTTCTTTGCACAGCTGGCCgaagttttcaaatttaaacgaCTGACCATACGGCTAGCTATCTGCTCGTTCTGTTGGTTCACTAACGTGATGGTGTACTATGGTCTCACTTTGAATTCGGTCACATTAGCGGGAGACAAGAACGTTAACTTTATCTTGATAACGCTGGTCGAAATACCGAGCGCAGTCAGCATGAACTTCATCTTGAATCGATTTCCACGACGGATGGCACAGTTTGTGTCGTTAGCGTTGTGTGGCGTTCTGTGCTTAGTAACACTAGCTATTCCAGAAG ATGAAAGCTGGATCCACACGGCAATGTTCCTCTTCAGCAAAATGGccatttccttctctttcgGGGTACTGTACATCTACACCGCGGAGATCTTTCCCACCAATCTACGGCAAAGCCTTCTGTCCATGTGTTCCATGATTGGTCGGTTAGGATCAATCGTTGCACCACAAATGCCCTTGCTGACAAAAGTTTGGAAACCACTACCGATGACGCTGTTTGGTTCTATTGCGTTACTTTCAGCGTTTACGATTCTAGAATTTCCTGAGACTGGCAATGTCCGGCTGCCAAACACAGCCAGTGAGGCAGAAAATCTTAAGCAAAACAGTTTTGATAGTGATCGTTCtgaaaac GTAATGCCACAATCCGAAGACGACGTAGACTTGGACGAAGTGCTGCAAGAGATCGGTCAGTTTGGACTGTTTCAAATGAAACAGTATGGGCTGATGGTACTGCCGATCATATTCAATGCTCTGTTCACACTGAGTTACATCTTCACGGCCGGCAATCTTGAGTACAG ATGTTTAGTGCCAGAGTGTGAACTTCCCACAACTGCTGTTTATAATCCCGACTGGTTGAATGGGTCGATGCCATTCCATGTTGATGCACGATGTCAACGGTTACAATACCACACGAACGACACCGATCCTTTTCAGATCGAGGAGTGTAGTAGCGAGGACTTCAATCCTTCCGACATCGTTGCGTGTGATAGATTCGTGTTCAAAAGCGATGAAACTACGATAGTGCGAGACTTTAACGTAACATGTGCGCAAAATGATTGGAAGCTAACGTTGGTAGGCACCGTAAACAACGTGGGCCAGTTTGTAGCCCTACCAATTGCCGGCTATCTGTCTGATCGATTCGGTCGAAAGTGGATCCTTCTAGTGAGCGTTGCCGGGAGTGCAGTCTTCGGACTGCTTCGATCTTTCGCTATCAATTACGAAATGTTCATAGCGATGGAATTCCTCGATCCGGTCATTGGTTCCACCATGTACACAACCGCATTTATACTGGCGCTTGAACTCGTTGGTCCGAAAATGCGCGTCACCGGTAATAACATTATTTCCTGTGCCTTTTCATTCGGCGAAGCGCTGCTTGGTTTGCTGGCCATGTACTTCCGCGACTGGCGCACACTGTTGCGCATTTTGTACATTCCTGGCCTGCTAGTGCTTCCGCTGCTGTACACAACCGCGGAAAGTGTGAGGTGGTTGTTgtcaaaaaatagaaaagatgaagcgtttcaaattttaaaacaagcaGCCACCGTAAATGGGAAAACGTTGTCCCAAGTGGCGCTGGCTAAGTTCAACTCTACCGACATTAAGAATAATTCAAGCAGCTCGTTAGAAAGTAAAACTTACACGCATCTGCTTCGCGAGGCCCTGCAAAATCCAGGCCTAGTGTTGCGTGTCATCAACTGTTCGTTTTGTTGGCTCACAAACACAATGGTCTACTTTGGCCTAAGTCTCAATTCTGTATCGCTCTCGGGGAACAAATATCTGAACTTCATTCTCGTCTCCCTGATCGAGCTGCCCGGATTCTTTTTGATGCAACTGATCCTGGATCGTGTAGGACGCAAGAAAACACTTTTTACAACACTCGTGTTAAGCGGTTTATTCTGCATCATATCCGCATTTATTGAGG ATGCACCTGCCCTCAACCTAACGCTCTTTCTGCTCAGCAAACTTACAATTACGATGTCATTCGGTACGCTGTACATATATACGGTGGAGATCTTTCCCACCAACCTTCGCCAAAGCCTACTCTCGACATGCTCCATGTTTGGACGGATCGGTTCGATGATTGCACCGCAGACACCGCTGTTGGCTAAATTTTGGACACCGCTTccgatggttttgtttggcgCTCTCGGTATTACCTCGGGCATAGCGGCGCTTAAGTTTCCCGAAACGCTGAACAACGAACTGCCCAACACGCTCGAGGAAGCCATGAACATGCAAGGACCCGACATTCCCGCAACTGACCGGTGA
- the LOC126567702 gene encoding uncharacterized protein LOC126567702: MLELRSVVLLLSVIQSFVPHETSASNFAYVDGNVSCTIINLTDQSDTQDYAFLTNSTEELIFSKATILVLDLTKPLSIITPWKILINHSNVTQIIFPAKMSPSVVHLIEMEVRDVTFEENLSLQDFRADYTSLQVVSPTVSKLSALDILWVTHSQLTNFSFDVLENSSVSLLYLVSNKIESVTISPGVLCCQHLEEIFLSDNLLTKLDLGIVALMSKLKTMNLENNKLTDLYMHVPSILHAPKQDEGEDSGFCSWREYYIKQEKTEEELSTPNCTDYFATLLSLHFPRNNIVNLNFSTFRLMNNLNSLDLSKNRLINLMASDDEAPIRLTELFVSNNNITDVYLRPFVSMKAIYLCDNYVKELNMSSLPEDLDYLNLINNPLNCEELAHMKRRSTVPVLGPYTEC, translated from the exons ATGCTTGAATTAAGAAG TGTTGTTCTACTACTGAGTGTAATACAATCGTTTGTGCCGCATGAAACGAGCGCATCGAATTTTGCATACGTTGACGGGAATGTGTCATGCACGATCATTAATCTCACCGATCAAAGTGACACACAGGACTATGCTTTTCTGACAAACAGCACAGAAGAGCTGATATTCAGTAAGGCCACTATACTAGTGCTCGATCTAACCAAACCACTCTCCATCATTACACCCTGGAAGATTCTGATAAACCACTCGAATGTTACGCAGATAATTTTTCCTGCCAAGATGAGTCCCAGCGTAGTGCATCTGATAGAAATGGAAGTTAGGGATGTGACTTTTGAAGAAAACCTTAGCTTGCAAGATTTCCGAGCAGACTACACGTCGCTGCAAGTGGTTTCGCCCACGGTATCGAAACTGTCCGCGCTAGATATACTCTGGGTAACTCACTCCCAGCTGACCAACTTTAGCTTCGACGTGCTCGAAAACTCCTCCGTTTCCCTGCTATATCTGGTGAGCAACAAAATTGAATCGGTAACGATCTCACCGGGGGTGTTGTGTTGCCAACATTTGgaagaaatatttctttccgATAATCTGCTCACCAAACTAGACCTTGGCATCGTGGCACTGATGAGCAAGCTGAAGACTATGAATctggaaaacaacaaactgacCGATTTGTACATGCATGTTCCGAGTATTTTGCATGCACCAAAGCAAGACGAGGGTGAAGATTCTGGATTCTGTTCGTGGCGTGAGTACTACATTAAGCAAGAGAAAACGGAGGAAGAGCTCAGCACGCCCAACTGTACGGACTATTTTGCAACGCTGCTTTCGCTCCATTTTCCAAGAAACAACATtgtgaatttaaatttcagcACCTTCCGTTTGATGAACAATCTTAATTCACTAGATCTATCGAAAAACCGATTGATTAATTTGATGGCTTCCGATGATGAGGCACCGATCAGGTTGACTGAGCTGTTCGTttcaaataataacataacagaCGTCTACTTGAGACCTTTCGTCTCGATGAAAGCAATCTATCTGTGTGACAATTATGTGAAGGAATTGAATATGAGCAGCTTGCCGGAGGATCTTGACTACTTGAACTTAATCAACAATCCGCTGAATTGCGAAGAGTTGGCTCATATGAAAAGACGCTCCACGGTTCCAGTCTTAGGTCCGTACACGGAATGCTAA
- the LOC126567703 gene encoding uncharacterized protein LOC126567703 gives MEALKPFCKVSSCLMVGVVLASLFKNLPTSCTADSSYSLKIKKYDCIDTPYKESTLYSCKSIPRRNAPTMVKVSINIPKIYDNVVVKVFLFYKFSTYQPFLISIEGNGCEFIRHPPQMSVEKYVYDIINETLPELLVPCPTGNRTYNLCWYLQERHAPKNIPPGEYKLQFKLVAQPDITLFGMDVYISVRNTGLVPSFVTQ, from the exons ATGGAAGCGTTAAAACCATTTTGCAAGGTGTCGAGTTGCTTAATGGTTGGCGTTGTTTTAGCATCactattcaaaaatcttcctaCTAGCTGCACCGCTGATTCGTCGTattctttaaaaattaaaaagtatGATTGCATAGACACGCCATACAAAGAATCAACGCTTTACTCCTGCAAAAGTATACCACGGCGAAACGCACCGACGATGGTCAAAGTGTCGATAAACATTCCCAAAATTTACGATAACGTTGTGGTGAAAGTTTTTCTGTTCTACAAATTTAGTACCTATCAACCGTTCCTGATCTCCATAGAAGGTAACGGCTGTGAGTTTATTCGGCATCCACCGCAGATGAGTGTCGAAAAGTACGTTTACGATATAATCAATGAAACACTACCAGAGCTGCTGGTGCCTTGTCCTACTGGT AATCGCACCTACAATCTGTGCTGGTACCTTCAAGAACGACACGCACCGAAAAACATACCACCGGGAGAGTACAAGCTGCAATTTAAGCTAGTGGCACAGCCCGATATTACCTTGTTTGGGATGGATGTGTACATCTCAGTGCGCAATACAGGTCTGGTGCCGTCCTTTGTAACTCAGTGA